The following proteins come from a genomic window of Parambassis ranga chromosome 4, fParRan2.1, whole genome shotgun sequence:
- the foxd3 gene encoding forkhead box protein D3, whose amino-acid sequence MTLSGGSERASDMSGQTVLTAEDVDIDVVGEGDEEGMERMDSDCDSPGVGILHDLRGDTGDDDEVEDEIEVEKEEMRSGGGSPCCESSGEGETGTGKGEGHDQSTAAGGGIQKPKSSLVKPPYSYIALITMAILQSPQKKLTLSGICEFISNRFPYYREKFPAWQNSIRHNLSLNDCFVKIPREPGNPGKGNYWTMDPASEDMFDNGSFLRRRKRFKRVQPDLLRDQTALMMQSFGAYSLGGPYGRHYGIHPAAYSHPAALQYPYIPPVGPMLPPGVPLLPSAELNRKAFNSQLSPSLQLQLNSLSTASMIKSEPSNRPSFSIENIIGVSSASSSSPGAAAFLRPPVTVQSALLSAQSLSLSRTSAAIAPILSVPSNIISGHVLPSATAAAVSKWSSQ is encoded by the coding sequence ATGACCCTGTCTGGTGGCAGCGAACGAGCCAGCGACATGTCCGGCCAAACCGTGCTCACAGCGGAGGACGTGGATATCGACGTGGTGGGTGAGGGAGACGAGGAGGGCATGGAGAGGATGGACAGCGACTGCGACAGCCCGGGGGTCGGCATCCTGCACGACCTCCGAGGAGACACGGGCGATGATGATGAGGTGGAAGACGAGATcgaggtggagaaggaggagatgagGTCCGGTGGAGGGAGCCCGTGCTGTGAGAGCTCCGGTGAGGGTGAGACGGGCACCGGAAAAGGAGAGGGTCACGACCAGAGCACAGCGGCAGGAGGTGGCATCCAGAAACCCAAAAGCAGTCTGGTAAAGCCGCCTTACTCGTACATTGCCCTCATCACCATGGCCATCCTTCAGAGCCCGCAGAAAAAGCTCACCCTGAGCGGGATCTGTGAGTTTATCAGCAACCGTTTCCCGTATTACCGGGAGAAGTTCCCGGCGTGGCAAAACTCCATCCGCCACAACTTATCCCTCAATGACTGCTTCGTAAAAATCCCCCGGGAACCTGGCAACCCGGGAAAGGGCAATTACTGGACCATGGACCCCGCTTCAGAGGACATGTTCGACAACGGCAGCTTcctcaggaggaggaaaaggttCAAGAGAGTTCAGCCGGACTTgctcagggaccagactgcgcTCATGATGCAAAGTTTCGGGGCTTACAGCCTTGGGGGCCCTTATGGGAGACACTACGGGATCCATCCGGCTGCGTATTCTCACCCGGCCGCTTTACAGTACCCGTACATCCCCCCTGTAGGTCCCATGCTGCCCCCGGGTGTCCCCCTCCTGCCCTCGGCGGAGCTGAACAGAAAAGCCTTCAACTCTCAGCTCAGTCCGagtctccagctccagctcaaCAGTCTGAGCACGGCGTCCATGATCAAATCAGAGCCTTCGAACAGACCGTCTTTCAGTATAGAGAATATCATCGGGGTCTCCAGCGCCTCTTCGTCCTCACCGGGCGCTGCTGCTTTCCTGCGGCCTCCTGTGACAGTTCAGTCGGCCTTGCTGAGCGCGCAGTCCCTGTCTCTGTCCCGGACATCAGCCGCTATCGCTCCCATCCTCAGTGTTCCTTCTAATATTATTTCTGGACACGTTTTACCTTCAGCGACGGCGGCGGCGGTGTCCAAGTGGTCTTCACAGTGA
- the alg6 gene encoding dolichyl pyrophosphate Man9GlcNAc2 alpha-1,3-glucosyltransferase — protein sequence MQTWSLVSICVLLGVVVRWGVSLNSYSGAGKPPMFGDYEAQRHWQEVTHNLPLHQWYFNTTNNDLNYWGLDYPPLTAYHSWICAYVAKMINPEWVELHKSRGYESPMHKLFMRSTVLVADLLIYIPAVVLYCLYFTDGSSKKKVSTMLCFLLYPGLTLIDYGHFQYNGVSLGFALWGILALGLGWDALGSIAFSFALNYKQMELYHALPFFCYLLGKCIKVGLMGRGLFLLVRIAATVLVTFALCWLPFLSDPGQALQVVRRIFPVARGLFEDKVANTWCSLNTLIKIRSILSANTQLYLSLACTLLAVLPSCIRLLTKPTFWHFRLALVNSSLAFFLFSYQVHEKSILLAALPACLLLNDLPLMVIWFLQASTFSMLPLFLKDGLLVPYIVTSLAFLFFSIYLLSALDRCSEDELRLGAYNKLLFCLPKMDLGCLVRWKFYISVAVMAGLSIASAVLVPPPRLPDLFPVLVSVAAFLQFFGTFIYFNIVQFSGTSSRKSQKKNN from the exons ATGCAAACGTGGAGTCTCGTATCGATTTGCGTCTTACTCGGCGTTGTAGTGCGATGGGGAGTGTCGTTAAATTCATATTCAG GGGCGGGGAAACCTCCCATGTTTGGCGATTATGAAGCCCAGAGACACTGGCAAGAAGTGACCCACAACCTCCCACTCCACCAATG GTACTTCAACACAACTAATAACGACTTAAACTACTGGGGTCTGGACTACCCTCCCCTTACTGCCTACCACAGCTGGATTTGTGCCTATGT AGCCAAGATGATAAATCCTGAATGGGTGGAGCTCCACAAGTCCAGAGGTTATGAAAGTCCAATGCACAAGTTATTCATGAGGAGTACAG tctTGGTGGCAGATTTGTTGATCTACATCCCTGCAGTTGTTTTATACTGTCTATACTTCACTGATGGGTCCTCTAAGAAGAAG GTTTCCACAATGCTCTGCTTTCTACTCTACCCAGGGCTAACCCTCATCGACTATGGACACTTCCA GTACAATGGAGTCAGCCTTGGTTTTGCCCTGTGGGGGATTCTGGCTTTGGGCCTTGGCTGGGATGCTTTGGGCTCCATTGCCTTCTCCTTTGCTCTCAACTACAAACAGATGGAGCTGTACCATGCTCTGCCCTTCTTCTGCTACCTGCTGGGAAAGTGCATCAAAGTGGGCCTGATGGGGCGAGG GCTCTTCCTGCTGGTGAGAATTGCTGCAACAGTGTTGGTGACTTTTGCCCTCTGCTGGTTGCCCTTCCTGTCTGACCCCGGCCAGGCCTTACAGGTGGTCAGGAGGATCTTTCCCGTGGCTCGTGGTCTGTTTGAG gataaGGTGGCCAACACATGGTGCAGCCTGAACACCCTGATAAAGATCAGATCCATTCTGTCTGCCAACACTCAGCTCTACCTCAG tcttgCCTGCACTCTGCTCGCAGTTCTGCCTTCCTGTATCAGACTGCTGACAAAGCCCACTTTCTGGCACTTCAGACTGGCTTTG GTCAATTCATCTCTGGcgtttttcctcttctcttatCAAGTCCACGAGAAATCCATCTTGTTGGCTGCCTT ACCTGCCTGTCTCCTGCTGAACGACCTCCCCTTGATGGTCATATGGTTCCTACAGGCCTCCACATTCAG CATGCTGCCTCTGTTTCTGAAAGACGGCCTGCTCGTGCCTTACATCGTGACCTCCTTggccttcctcttcttcagcatCTATCTACTGTCTGCACTGGATCGCTGTTCAGAGGATGAGCTGAGACTGGGAGCGTACAACAAGCTGCTTTTCTGCCTCCCTAAAATGGACCTGGGCTGTTTGGTGAGATGGAag TTCTACATCAGCGTTGCAGTCATGGCTGGTTTGAGCATCGCCAGCGCGGTCCTGGTCCCGCCACCACGTCTACCTGACTTGTTTCCCGTCCTGGTGTCTGTTGCTGCTTTCCTGCAGTTCTTCGgaacatttatatatttcaaCATTGTTCAGTTCAGTGGGACATCCAGCAGAAAGAGCCAGAAGAAGAACAACTAA